In one Musa acuminata AAA Group cultivar baxijiao chromosome BXJ2-5, Cavendish_Baxijiao_AAA, whole genome shotgun sequence genomic region, the following are encoded:
- the LOC135612532 gene encoding thioredoxin-like protein YLS8 yields MSYLLPHLHSGWAVDQAILAEEERLVVIRFGHDWDETCMQMDEVLASVAETIKNFAVIYLVDITEVPDFNTMYELYDPSTVMFFFRNKHIMIDLGTGNNNKINWALKDKQEFIDIVETIYRGARKGRGLVIAPKDYSTKYRY; encoded by the exons ATGTCGTACCTCCTGCCGCACCTCCATTCTGGGTGGGCCGTGGATCAGGCGATCCTGGCTGAGGAAGAGCGCCTCGTCGTCATCCGCTTCGGCCACGACTGGGACGAGACGTGCATGCAG ATGGATGAGGTGTTGGCATCTGTTGCGGAGACCATCAAGAATTTTGCTGTGATATACCTGGTTGACATCACTGAGGTGCCAGACTTCAATACCATGTATGAGCTGTATGATCCATCAACCGTGATGTTTTTCTTCAGGAACAAGCATATCATGATTGATCTTGGGACGGGAAACAATAATAAGATCAATTGGGCCCTCAAGGATAAGCAGGAGTTTATCGATATCGTGGAAACCATCTATAGGGGGGCAAGGAAAGGTCGTGGTCTGGTGATTGCTCCAAAGGACTACTCCACCAAGTATCGCTACTAG